A genomic region of Desulfonatronovibrio magnus contains the following coding sequences:
- a CDS encoding CBS domain-containing protein translates to MGIILDRNAIKYLAKLKKPGLFRSLINALSIPKDRVEPLSGSAKDIMERNVFSVYRDAPLNSVMGLMLDKGVKRLVVVDYDNRLLGMVDRDNVMKALAETYPGD, encoded by the coding sequence TTGGGCATTATTCTTGACAGGAACGCCATCAAATATTTAGCGAAGCTTAAGAAACCAGGACTTTTCAGGTCTCTCATCAACGCTCTTTCTATACCCAAAGACAGGGTTGAGCCTTTATCAGGTTCGGCAAAAGATATCATGGAAAGGAATGTTTTTTCTGTATACCGTGATGCTCCGCTGAACTCAGTCATGGGTTTAATGCTGGACAAGGGCGTCAAGCGGCTTGTGGTGGTTGACTACGACAACCGTCTTCTGGGCATGGTTGACAGGGATAATGTCATGAAGGCTCTGGCTGAAACCTATCCAGGGGATTGA